In Saccharomyces eubayanus strain FM1318 chromosome XIII, whole genome shotgun sequence, one DNA window encodes the following:
- the ESC1 gene encoding Esc1p: MSEEKKKSDSRAHQLNLTTPRRKLKLLSSLLDTQENSRTQGSDIRHNYLGSNSNKHRVAKPIRYSDNRGSFSTRQNHHVHDKSLHKDSTKALSWVDSLINRGKSILNTLEKEDTLFEQELEEERKRSQLHESLMNKYTGGSKPHQRLVDLKKSQYGTDTSFQNNDEIPLDSFITSLSPEVEDETPSDIESDEDEELEEDQSSIKNDDIGNSDDNLFGEENDHSDASIIILSDEEYAEEAAPQGVLNEDEYNIREEERVENKGEEQIKRNMNSDEELPTEPSPCNSSEHENYPELVEEEYSSESEEGDDVESSSEKYEDEDEDEDDDEDEEGTGHSIDFSKFMQPRKGNIVASNTLNQQPNQHEANHMYSEDDAFDYRSADISVNDESEDEEDQAARTDLFSKGTGSIQYPDEKGLNGSELTRKNASPDSASEMVQETKPENNRAFEDELVHGKEYALEESNKINNNEDQNINKEVYNMSVRDHAETGGESEEDGSIQIASDESFYEDKFEGENYEAITEDVKNSLTHQQPNYECSPDSLYDIAAKAMLQLQQSENSMRTQEEKKILESNQGNPDSVTVSVIPSQEVEEQTFSQNSIVCEVDDEDPEIDGDNLETFSVIMAEKGSEQGSQSTKAKDLESSSAITDSVVDEISIVNEDTVYYSLDEADSVPENSSNALVLEVQAKASAYEVIFSGSVYSSTSEDNSEIMPAPVEYTSPFMNNPFHSSNDEYENKNNILKSTLAALASTVDHKDLKTEEDEAVELYPGSKSENVDAFHEPGQKIEQTSGSDETIGGADSGNEDPHDENTKENIEQASHSELGSVLRTNGDKSIEEAVDESYFSAINYTNIIEPPSPQEIIREPTSNVEEDSRLGIEDANEIEISTDTEDDIKKSIEHKRDSLAQNIFGTNLSKTYEKNSDNTDSLPIESIARDGDFDENLLEKPTNAEIDYNMIAQGQSKSESPQDSAHQEYATRLKSDYKAVDSRHRQEVKHQENQENLSEGKRTDSETECEAKKERASQDVIHEKVDYNLLATQHNVDKAPCENHFEEDVLSVELGHEIAGDKGNESKTSNVEVQYHGNIEQKQETIDVDSTRGIIVGASNFSLSVNDHNEKIIVEGNDQEVKIKDAGGQATSVIQAKQEDNPFIVESISNDVIENASKNSENTDMETIQKEVFFEGKSKNFEHSQVEEENDDINDTANSAFSDLKQGSDQSVSGENLESDTKPYLEVQHSNPEHEPIELSKPVTAESNVFSSPIRALETVVRGVKNVVDLAELFVKKIDVIDSEAEDTADISNGNNEASENLVSSNESKDTESTNISINDSDGDAKHITRATLTEDITARLCDNDVNHVKYIETMKSSHDEEELGYASDLKISEQKSEEEEKEKLEEPLTESTQVEQYNENIRHHAAEEKIEPMVDEKPSINVHTNNLDDVKRQQLLENLSDLQNYSQRLSEGSRLGTNQEKLEKVYMGDFEGALTKKEIEEECVGSIEEDSVLELNLSTPSIESEGKLLMREEKSMDALHSEPEEEELSAFEIQRPLEAVVSGESDGEEQIFGIIPSTDLPSDPPSDTEETTDLHNNSNTESMQVETNSFASPEVYEVSSDTPIEVLVGTGDALLNSMSEKDSCDATAPVLGVASDDSPSHNVGNQTDENPVDIKINEGGESESQAVDIPVQVFVKQEREEKPSDSKLEKEELKSNDGESLDVKEAEEISLRESKPKPKKKSRKRNYNSRRRKRKITEDSAPGTRNKKSRGKGGSR, encoded by the coding sequence atgtctgaagaaaaaaaaaagtctgATTCAAGAGCGCATCAACTTAATCTGACAACTCCMagaaggaaattgaaattattgTCATCTCTCCTAGACACACAAGAGAATTCACGAACTCAAGGTTCGGACATACGACACAACTATTTAGGCTCTAATAGCAATAAACACAGAGTAGCGAAGCCTATCCGATACTCAGACAACCGTGGATCCTTTTCCACCAGGCAGAACCATCATGTTCATGATAAATCCCTTCATAAAGATAGCACAAAGGCATTGAGCTGGGTGGACTCTTTAATCAATAGGGGTAAAAGTATACTTAATACActggaaaaggaagataCTTTGtttgaacaagaacttgaagaagaaagaaaacggTCCCAACTTCATGAGTCTTTGATGAATAAGTACACTGGCGGTAGTAAACCACACCAACGATTAGTAGATCTCAAGAAGAGCCAATATGGAACTGATACTTCCTTCcaaaataatgatgaaatcCCGTTAGATAGTTTCATAACTTCTCTTTCACCAGAGGTTGAAGACGAGACACCATCAGATATCGAgtctgatgaagatgaagagttGGAAGAAGATCAATCGTCAATCAAAAATGACGATATTGGAAACAGTGATGACAACTTGtttggagaagaaaatgaccACAGTGATGcttcaataataatattatcaGATGAAGAGTATGCAGAAGAAGCAGCACCCCAGGGTGTAttaaatgaagatgaataTAATATTCGGGAGGAAGAACGGGTTGAGAATAAAGGCgaagaacaaataaaaagaaacatgAATTCGGATGAGGAATTACCTACCGAACCTAGCCCCTGTAATTCAAGTGAACATGAGAATTATCCAGAGTTAGTGGAGGAAGAATATTCCAGTGAATCAGAGGAAGGTGATGATGTAGAAAGCAGCTCAGAAAAATATGAggatgaagacgaggatgaggatgatgatgaagatgaggaagGAACTGGGCATTCAATagacttttcaaaatttatGCAACCGCGAAAAGGCAACATTGTGGCTTCAAATACCCTAAACCAGCAACCTAACCAGCATGAAGCTAATCACATGTATTCAGAAGATGATGCATTTGATTACCGCTCAGCGGATATCTCGGTAAACGATGAATcggaagatgaagaagaccaagCTGCAAGAACtgatttattttcaaagggTACTGGTAGTATACAGTATCCTGATGAGAAAGGATTGAACGGTAGTGAACTAACGAGAAAGAATGCATCACCAGACAGTGCATCAGAAATGGTCCAAGAAACCAAACCAGAAAATAATCGagcttttgaagatgagCTCGTTCACGGAAAAGAATATGCGCTAGAGGAATCGAATAAAATtaacaataatgaagatCAAAACATTAACAAGGAAGTCTACAATATGAGTGTGAGAGACCATGCGGAAACTGGTGGAGAATCCGAAGAAGATGGAAGTATTCAAATTGCTTCAGACGAAAGTTTCTATGAAGATAAGTTCGAAGGCGAAAATTATGAGGCAATTACGGAAGATGTTAAAAATAGTTTGACGCATCAACAGCCAAATTATGAATGTTCACCAGACAGCTTGTATGATATTGCCGCTAAAGCTATGCTTCAATTGCAACAAAGTGAAAACTCGATGCGTACTcaggaagaaaagaaaattcttGAATCCAACCAAGGAAATCCTGACAGTGTCACCGTATCTGTCATACCTTCGCAGgaagttgaagaacaaaCATTTAGTCAAAACAGCATCGTTTGCGAagttgatgatgaagatccAGAAATCGACGGAGATAATCTTGAAACGTTTAGCGTTATAATGGCTGAGAAAGGTTCTGAGCAAGGTTCGCAGTCTACTAAAGCGAAGGATCTAGAGTCATCATCCGCTATAACAGACTCTGTAGTTGATGAAATATCAATAGTGAATGAAGATACTGTTTATTATTCTCTGGATGAAGCCGATTCTGTGCCAGAGAATAGTTCAAATGCTTTAGTTTTGGAAGTCCAAGCAAAGGCTTCTGCATACGAGGTCATATTTTCGGGATCTGTGTATAGCTCTACTTCTGAAGACAACTCGGAAATAATGCCAGCACCGGTAGAGTATACATCACCCTTCATGAACAACCCATTTCATTCATCAAACGATGAgtatgaaaataaaaataacatatTAAAATCAACTCTAGCGGCCTTGGCTTCAACCGTTGATCACAAAGATCTAAAAAccgaagaagacgaagcCGTCGAACTATATCCAGGATCCAAATCAGAAAACGTTGATGCTTTTCACGAGCCGGGACAGAAAATTGAACAGACGAGTGGTTCAGACGAAACTATAGGGGGCGCCGATAGTGGAAATGAAGATCCCCACGATGAAAATacgaaagaaaatattgagCAAGCCTCTCATTCTGAATTGGGTTCTGTCTTGAGAACTAACGGCGACAAATCGATTGAAGAAGCTGTAGATGAGAGCTACTTCTCTGCTATCAACTATACCAATATCATAGAACCGCCTTCCCCTCAAGAGATTATCAGAGAGCCCACTTCAAATGTGGAAGAAGATTCGAGGCTTGGAATAGAAGATGCAAACGAAATAGAAATTTCAACCGATACTGAAGATGACATCAAAAAGAGTATAGAGCACAAACGTGATAGCTTGGCCCAAAATATTTTCGGGACTAATTTATCGAAAACGTATGAAAAGAATAGTGACAACACTGACTCTTTGCCTATTGAAAGCATCGCAAGAGATGgtgattttgatgaaaatttacTTGAGAAACCTACGAATGCTGAAATTGATTATAATATGATTGCCCAAGGTCAGAGTAAAAGCGAGAGCCCTCAGGATAGCGCACATCAAGAATATGCCACGAGGTTGAAATCGGATTATAAAGCTGTTGATTCAAGGCATAGGCAAGAGGTaaaacatcaagaaaatcaagaaaatctgTCTGAAGGAAAACGTACGGATTCGGAAACGGAATGtgaagcaaaaaaagagagagcCAGTCAAGATGTTATCCATGAAAAAGTGGATTACAATTTGCTTGCCACCCAACATAATGTGGACAAGGCCCCTTGTGAAAATCATTTCGAGGAAGACGTTTTAAGTGTAGAATTGGGACACGAAATCGCTGGTGACAAAGGTAATGAAAGCAAAACTTCTAATGTGGAGGTACAATATCATGGCAATATagaacaaaaacaagaaacaattGACGTGGACTCCACTCGAGGAATAATTGTAGGAGCAAGTAATTTCAGTTTGTCTGTAAACGATCATAATGAGAAAATAATTGTTGAGGGTAATGATCAAGAagtgaaaataaaagatgCAGGAGGTCAGGCAACAAGCGTTATTCAGGCTaaacaagaagataatCCATTCATTGTTGAAAGCATCAGTAACGATGTGATTGAAAATGCTAGTAAAAACTCTGAAAATACGGATATGGAAAcaatacaaaaagaagttttctttgaaggaaaatcaaaaaattttgaacaCTCACAAGTTGAGGAAGAAAACGACGATATTAACGATACTGCCAACTCGGCTTTTTCTGACTTAAAACAAGGATCTGATCAATCGGTATCCGGGGAAAATCTTGAGAGCGATACGAAACCATATTTGGAGGTCCAGCATTCAAATCCAGAACATGAACCTATTGAACTGTCAAAGCCAGTAACCGCCGAATCAAACGTGTTCTCATCCCCCATTCGTGCACTTGAGACAGTAGTGAGGGGGGTGAAGAATGTGGTAGACTTGGCAGAGTtatttgtgaaaaaaattgatgttATTGATTCCGAGGCTGAAGACACAGCTGATATTAGTAATGGTAACAATGAAGCTTCTGAAAACTTGGTTTCTTCCAATGAATCTAAAGATACAGAAAGTACAAATATATCGATAAATGATAGCGATGGAGATGCGAAACATATAACTAGGGCTACCCTAACCGAGGATATTACCGCGAGATTATGTGATAACGACGTCAATCATGTAAAGTACATCGAAACGATGAAAAGTAGtcatgatgaagaagaactggGTTATGCTAgtgatttgaaaatatctgaacaaaaatcagaagaagaagaaaaagaaaaactggaGGAACCATTAACCGAATCTACACAAGTAGAACAGTATAACGAGAACATCCGTCACCACGCTGCggaagaaaagattgaGCCCATGGTTGATGAGAAACCATCAATAAACGTTCACACAAATAATCTGGACGATGTTAAAAGACAGCAACTTCTCGAGAACTTGAGCGATTTACAAAACTACTCTCAAAGACTTTCTGAAGGCTCTAGACTGGGCACAAATCAAGAGAAGTtagaaaaagtatatatgGGTGATTTTGAAGGTGCCTTAACTAAAAAGGAGATTGAAGAGGAATGTGTTGGATctattgaagaagacagcGTTCTTGAGTTGAATTTGAGTACACCTTCCATCGAAAGTGAGGGAAAACTATTAATGAGGGAGGAAAAGTCAATGGATGCCCTACATTCCGAGccagaagaggaagaactGTCCGcatttgaaattcaaaggcCTTTAGAAGCGGTAGTTTCTGGCGAAAGTGATGGTGAAGAACAAATATTTGGAATTATACCATCGACGGACCTTCCTTCTGATCCTCCATCCGATACGGAAGAGACTACAGATCTTCACAATAATTCAAATACAGAAAGTATGCAGGTTGAAACAAACTCATTTGCATCACCAGAAGTATATGAAGTATCCTCGGACACACCGATTGAAGTTCTAGTGGGAACAGGTGACGCACTACTCAATTCCATGTCAGAGAAAGACAGTTGTGACGCAACAGCGCCTGTATTAGGTGTTGCCTCGGATGATTCACCCAGTCATAATGTAGGCAATCAGACCGACGAAAACCCTGTTGATATCAAGATAAATGAAGGCGGGGAGTCTGAATCGCAAGCTGTAGATATACCTGTTCAGGTATTCGTTAAACAAGAACGGGAAGAAAAGCCTTCAGACTCtaaacttgaaaaagaggaacTAAAGTCGAACGATGGCGAGAGCCTTGATGTTAAGGAAGCCGAAGAAATCAGCCTTCGAGAAAGCAAACCTAAAccgaaaaagaagagccGTAAGAGAAACTACAAcagtagaagaagaaaaagaaaaatcacaGAAGATAGTGCTCCTGGtacaagaaacaagaaaagtaGAGGGAAAGGCGGTAGTAGATAA
- the FMP42 gene encoding Fmp42p, protein MLTSINLVSRMQGAMATSKTLRYAQVACACIWCLFSAGIVFGFAALKPILISEGVYHELCDPEDGDGLLCTAQDLKLNFIFALGATVTNVMALPVGKILDIYGPRVCGLIGSGFLFLACGNFISARHLTSVWDPYVVGYTLLAIAGPFVFISCFQLANSFPQRSGTILALLTGSFDSSSALFLIYRLLYQNRYPDLRVSKFFTIYLLVPLFILVCQLTVMPHSSYKTVNHIAKIAVEGLDENGRLVEGDTGSNIIPDEQERQALIAMEEDEEGRTPNVTPRRRKSVLETYVEGKLQKKSGGIFGVLHGKSALEQIKSPWFYLMLLFALVAMLRINYFIATVRTQEEYLLNDRKLALKLNSIFDVLLPIGGVVSIPFIGLLLDHTDTLTTLTVLFTTSTAIGIFGLIPNSFTFNLIGIALLVVYRPFYYTVVSDYSSKVFGFDTFGTVYGLLSCVCGIFNMGQNLLDKWTHTTFNMNPFPINLVLVIFTIVFSLTITFFIRAQILHKPREERVLSSDYQSI, encoded by the coding sequence ATGCTGACTTCAATAAACCTAGTTTCGCGAATGCAGGGAGCAATGGCCACTTCGAAAACATTGCGATACGCACAAGTTGCTTGTGCTTGTATTTGGTGTCTTTTCTCCGCTGGCATTGTATTTGGATTTGCTGCTTTGAAGCCcattttgatttcagaAGGTGTTTACCACGAATTGTGTGATCCAGAAGACGGTGATGGCTTGCTATGTACTGCCCAAGACCTGAAGTTAAACTTCATATTTGCTCTGGGTGCCACTGTAACGAACGTCATGGCTCTACCCGTGGGGAAGATTCTCGATATATATGGACCTCGTGTTTGCGGTTTGATCGGATCAGGGTTCCTATTCCTAGCGTGTGGTAATTTCATTTCTGCTAGACATTTGACGTCTGTCTGGGACCCCTATGTTGTGGGTTACACACTGTTGGCCATTGCAGGCCCATTTGTATTCATATCATGTTTCCAATTGGCCAATAGCTTCCCACAAAGATCGGGGACTATATTGGCTTTATTAACGGGATCTTTTGATTCATCATctgctttgtttttgatatataGACTACTGTATCAAAATCGGTACCCTGATCTACGtgtttccaaatttttcactatttatttattggtGCCGTTGTTTATCCTTGTCTGCCAACTTACTGTCATGCCCCATTCTTCCTACAAGACCGTAAACCACATTGCCAAGATTGCTGTGGAAGGCCTAGATGAAAATGGAAGGCTTGTTGAGGGCGATACAGGATCTAATATCATTCCTGATGAGCAGGAGCGTCAAGCGTTGATTGCAATGGAGGAGGACGAAGAGGGTAGGACGCCTAACGTCACACCAAGGAGAAGGAAATCAGTACTTGAAACTTATGTTGAAGGAAAACTGCAGAAAAAATCCGGAGGTATATTTGGGGTCCTGCATGGGAAATCTGCCTTAGAGCAGATAAAAAGTCCGTGGTTTTATTTAATGCTTTTATTTGCACTTGTTGCCATGCTAAGAATAAACTATTTTATCGCTACCGTCAGAACTCAAGAAGAATATCTGTTGAATGATAGGAAGCTCGCACTAAAATTGAACTCTATTTTCGATGTGTTGCTTCCAATTGGTGGCGTTGTTTCTATACCGTTCATCGGGTTGCTCTTGGATCATACAGATACTTTAACCACTCTTACAGTATTATTCACTACTTCTACTGCCATAGGTATATTCGGGTTGATTCCAAATTCTTTCACCTTTAATCTAATAGGGATAGCCCTCCTGGTAGTATATAGACCATTCTATTACACTGTTGTTTCCGACTATTCTTCCAAGGTTTTTGGATTCGACACATTTGGTACTGTTTATGGATTACTGTCTTGTGTTTGTGGGATTTTCAACATGGGCCAAAATTTATTAGATAAATGGACGCATACCACATTCAACATGAACCCATTCCCTATAAATCTTGTCTTGGTAATTTTCACCATCGTATTTTCACTAACCattacattttttattaggGCGCAGATCTTGCATAAGCCTAGGGAAGAAAGAGTACTGTCCTCAGACTATCAATCTATTTAA
- the FSH2 gene encoding putative serine hydrolase, with protein MAKKILMLHGLAQSGAYFASKTKGFRTEMERLGYELYYPTAPNEFPPADVPDFLGEVIADAPTDGDNNGVLAWLEDDPATDGYFIPQTTIDYLHDYVLEKGPFAGIVGFSQGAGVAGYLATDFNGLLGLTAEEQPPLELFMAFSGFRFRPQQYQEQYDRHPISVPSLHVQGELDTITEPIKVQGLYQSCSEDSRTLLMHSGGHFVPNTRGFLKKVGQWLQDVA; from the coding sequence ATGgcgaaaaaaattttgatgcTACATGGGCTTGCCCAGTCTGGGGCCTATTTTGCCTCTAAGACGAAGGGGTTCCGAACAGAAATGGAAAGGTTGGGTTATGAACTATACTACCCAACGGCACCAAACGAATTCCCTCCAGCAGATGTTCCTGATTTTTTAGGCGAAGTGATTGCTGATGCGCCCACTGATGGCGACAACAATGGAGTGCTTGCATGGCTAGAGGACGATCCTGCCACCGATGGCTATTTTATACCACAAACAACAATCGACTATCTGCATGACTACGTGTTGGAGAAAGGACCCTTCGCAGGCATTGTGGGTTTTAGCCAAGGCGCCGGTGTTGCTGGGTATTTAGCAACAGACTTTAATGGCTTGTTAGGGCTTACCGCGGAGGAGCAACCTCCCCTAGAGTTATTCATGGCTTTTAGTGGCTTCAGATTCCGGCCACAACAGTACCAGGAGCAGTACGACAGGCATCCAATATCTGTCCCGTCTCTACATGTACAGGGTGAACTCGACACTATCACAGAGCCGATAAAAGTGCAAGGCTTGTACCAATCATGCTCGGAGGACTCCCGGACTTTACTAATGCATTCTGGAGGCCACTTCGTGCCTAACACGAGAGGTTTCCTGAAGAAAGTTGGCCAATGGCTTCAGGATGTGGCCTGA
- the ERG8 gene encoding phosphomevalonate kinase: MSEFRAFSAPGKALLAGGYLVLDPKYDALVVGLSARMHALAYPYDLLEKLDKFEVRVRSRQFKDGEWSYQVSPESGFIPVSVSGSKNPFIEKVIANVFNYFKPNMDDYCSRNLIGLMDG; encoded by the exons ATGTCAGAATTTAGAGCGTTCAGTGCTCCAGGGAAAGCATTACTGGCCGGCGGATATTTAGTTCTGGACCCGAAATATGATGCGCTTGTAGTCGGTTTATCAGCAAGAATGCACGCTCTAGCCTATCCTTACGATTTATTGGAGAAACTGGACAAGTTTGAAGTGCGTGTGAGAAGTAGGCAATTTAAAGACGGGGAGTGGTCATACCAAGTAAGCCCTGAATCAGGCTTCATTCCTGTTTCGGTAAGCGGATCTAAAAATCCcttcattgaaaaagtcATTGCCAATGTTTTCAATTACTTTAAGCCTAACATGGATGATTATTGCAGTAGGAATTT GATTGGCCTTATGGATGGGTGA
- the UBP8 gene encoding ubiquitin-specific protease UBP8 produces the protein MSTCPHIQQVFQNEKSKDGVLKTCNAARYILNHSTPKEKFLKTMKCGTCHEINSGSTFMCLQCGYCGCWNHSHFLSHSKHIGHIFGINSNNGLLFCFKCEDYLGNIELINDAILTKYWDDVSTKTVVPIMERRDGLSGLINMGSTCFMSSILQCLIHNPYFIKHSMTQSHFNKCKVRSPDNCFSCALDKIVHELYGVLNTDQPSSSSSATNRQAGFIYLLTCAWKINQNLAGYSQQDAHEFWQFIINQIHQNYVLSLPSTKEADKENTKHCDCIVHTVFEGSLESSIVCPSCQNNSKTTIDPFMDLSLDIKDKKKLYECLDSFHKKELLKDFNYHCGECNSTQDAIKQLGIHKLPSVLVLQLKRFEHLLNGSNRKLDDFIEFPTYLNMKSYCSIRESESEKHVVNDKVPDIIYELIGIVSHKGTVNEGHYIAFCKISGGQWFKFNDSMVSSISQEEVLKEQAYLLFYTIRQVN, from the coding sequence ATGAGCACTTGTCCACATATACAGCAagtatttcaaaatgaaaaatccaaagatgGAGTTCTAAAAACTTGTAATGCAGCCAGATACATCTTAAATCATTCCACACCTAAGGAAAAATTCTTAAAAACCATGAAATGTGGCACATGCCATGAAATAAACTCTGGATCAACTTTTATGTGTCTCCAATGTGGGTACTGTGGATGCTGGAACCATTCCCATTTTCTCTCTCATAGTAAACATATCGGTCACATATTCGGTATAAACTCAAATAACGgccttttgttttgttttaaaTGTGAGGACTATCTAGGTAACATTGAGCTGATCAATGATGCTATTCTGACCAAGTACTGGGACGACGTTTCTACTAAAACCGTGGTCCCGATTATGGAGAGAAGAGATGGACTTTCTGGCCTCATCAATATGGGATCCACTTGCTTTATGAGTAGTATCCTTCAATGTCTAATTCATAATCCATACTTTATCAAACACTCCATGACTCAATCTCATTTTAACAAATGCAAAGTGCGTTCTCCTGATAACTGCTTTTCATGTGCACTCGATAAAATCGTTCACGAACTTTATGGGGTCCTGAATACAGACCAgccatcttcatcatcgtctGCAACAAATCGGCAAGCtggttttatatacctcttAACATGTGCATGGAAGATCAATCAGAACTTAGCAGGCTATTCCCAGCAAGATGCCCATGAATTTTGGCAATTTATAATCAACCAAATACACCAAAATTACGTTCTCAGCCTACCCAGTACCAAGGAAGctgacaaagaaaataccaaGCATTGCGATTGCATAGTACATACTGTTTTTGAAGGTTCACTGGAGAGCTCTATAGTGTGTCCAAGCTGTCAAAACAATTCTAAGACGACCATTGATCCCTTCATGGATCTTTCTCTAGATAttaaagacaaaaaaaaactctaCGAGTGTCTTGACAGTTTCCATAAAAAGGAACTGTTGAAAGATTTCAACTATCATTGTGGAGAATGTAACAGTACACAAGATGCAATAAAGCAATTGGGTATACACAAGTTGCCATCCGTTTTAGTTTTgcaattgaaaagatttgaacACTTACTCAATGGAAGCAATAGAAAACTGGatgattttattgaatttcCAACCTATTTAAATATGAAAAGTTACTGTTCTATCAGGGAAAGTGAAAGTGAAAAGCATGTCGTAAACGATAAAGTACCAGATATCATCTACGAATTAATTGGTATTGTTTCTCATAAAGGGACAGTTAATGAAGGGCATTATATTgcattttgtaaaatttcGGGTGGACAATGGTTCAAATTTAATGATTCTATGGTCTCCTCAATTTCTCAAGAAGAGGTTTTAAAGGAACAAGcatatttattattctaCACTATTCGTCAAGTAAATTGA